The Akkermansia sp. N21116 genome includes a region encoding these proteins:
- the nadB gene encoding L-aspartate oxidase, which produces MRTSDFLVIGSGVAGLSFALRAAKYGSVVVITKSSALESSSAKAQGGIAAVMDKDDSFKEHIEDTLVAGAGLCDESAVRVIVEEAPDAIRELLDWGVAFDQEENHHYELGREGGHSHRRILHAKDTTGLEISTKLLEAAKRSPNITLLEHHFAIDLITTGKLGLVTEDRVLGAYVLNRETGDVDIFRSDRVLLATGGTGRVYQYTTNPNSATGDGIAMAWRAGATISNMEFVQFHPTCFYNKRAEGAESRSFLISEAVRGEGGVLIGADGQEFMSRYDKRKSLAPRDIVARAIDSEMKRTGSPCVFVDISHKPEGFVEERFPLIYETCRKYGIDPAHEPIPVVPAAHYQCGGVLTDINGQSTLRGLFVAGETGCTGLHGANRLASNSLLECVVIAKRSLKSMLTKLPLGRGEPHEYPIPEWHHGDTALPDELAIIYHNWDEIRTLMQDYVSIVRTDKRLKRAAARLRMLHREVKEFYWGYRITPEILELRNLIAVASLIVDCAIRRKESRGLHYTSDYPAPAKDSAPSTIRRW; this is translated from the coding sequence ATGAGAACAAGCGACTTCCTCGTCATTGGATCCGGTGTGGCCGGATTGAGTTTTGCCTTAAGGGCTGCCAAATATGGCAGCGTGGTTGTTATTACGAAGAGCAGTGCGCTCGAATCGAGTTCCGCGAAGGCTCAGGGCGGTATTGCCGCCGTGATGGACAAGGACGATTCGTTTAAAGAGCATATCGAAGACACATTGGTAGCCGGTGCCGGACTTTGCGATGAAAGTGCTGTCCGCGTTATTGTGGAGGAAGCGCCGGATGCCATTCGCGAGTTGCTTGACTGGGGAGTTGCCTTCGACCAGGAAGAAAATCATCATTACGAACTCGGACGCGAGGGTGGGCATTCGCATCGCCGGATCCTGCATGCAAAGGATACGACGGGATTGGAAATCAGTACCAAACTGCTTGAAGCAGCCAAACGTTCCCCTAATATTACGCTGTTGGAACACCATTTTGCAATCGACTTGATTACGACGGGCAAGCTGGGCCTCGTGACGGAAGATCGCGTGTTGGGAGCCTACGTTCTGAATCGTGAGACGGGAGATGTGGATATTTTCCGTTCCGATCGCGTTTTGTTGGCAACTGGCGGTACTGGTCGTGTGTATCAGTACACAACCAATCCGAATTCTGCTACGGGCGACGGCATCGCGATGGCTTGGCGTGCCGGGGCGACAATTTCCAACATGGAGTTTGTCCAGTTCCATCCCACTTGTTTCTACAACAAGCGAGCCGAAGGGGCGGAGTCCCGCTCATTTCTGATCTCCGAGGCCGTGCGCGGTGAAGGAGGGGTGCTGATCGGTGCGGACGGACAGGAATTCATGTCCCGCTATGACAAACGCAAATCCCTGGCTCCCCGCGACATTGTGGCGCGAGCCATTGATTCGGAGATGAAGCGGACAGGCAGTCCGTGCGTGTTTGTCGACATTTCCCATAAGCCCGAGGGCTTTGTAGAGGAACGCTTCCCTTTGATTTATGAAACGTGCCGCAAGTACGGTATTGATCCTGCACATGAACCGATTCCGGTTGTCCCGGCTGCCCATTACCAGTGCGGCGGTGTCTTGACGGATATCAACGGTCAGTCTACTCTGAGAGGTCTTTTCGTTGCCGGAGAAACGGGCTGTACAGGATTACACGGCGCTAACCGTTTGGCTTCCAATTCTCTTCTGGAATGTGTCGTTATAGCCAAACGTTCTTTGAAGTCGATGTTGACCAAACTTCCTCTGGGGCGTGGTGAACCCCACGAATATCCGATTCCGGAATGGCACCATGGCGATACGGCTCTGCCCGATGAGCTTGCTATCATCTATCACAATTGGGATGAAATCCGTACGCTGATGCAGGATTACGTTTCCATCGTCCGGACGGACAAGCGCCTCAAGCGGGCAGCGGCCCGCTTGCGCATGCTGCACCGGGAAGTCAAAGAATTTTATTGGGGATATAGAATTACGCCGGAAATACTTGAACTCAGGAACCTGATTGCCGTAGCATCACTTATCGTGGATTGCGCAATCAGGCGCAAGGAAAGCCGTGGCCTGCATTATACGTCCGACTATCCCGCTCCTGCCAAGGACAGCGCACCGTCCACAATACGACGTTGGTAA
- a CDS encoding RecQ family ATP-dependent DNA helicase — MHLMPHPLQTPESFLPLFGKQDFRPLQRNIIQTILDGRSCLGVLPTGSGKSLCYQLPAVMLNALTVVVSPLIALMRDQVDSLVRLGIAAARYDSSLTDEEKTEVLHAISSVTLSMVFVAPESLERQELQRAMEGVPLGLFVVDEAHCLSEWGHSFRPDYLGLPSYAKTRPFHAVLALTATATVRVREDLIRLFDIRANDAFCLPPSKENIRRSVRFVDEEVRNDALLEFLQSPGNTPGIIYVRTRKDTDNLAAWLQNRQIKARSYHAGMPTEARACIQDSFLAGKTDVLVATIAFGMGVDKQDVRSVVHFHPPTSPEAYVQESGRAGRDGQPAQSLIFISPGDTIAAGNRIRASLPDERSLEVALSRLLIRGRHVVSYYAATTESDLPETVFNRLLFDLKREGALKETGSGYQYYKVKPLFPLETILSGRNHEETERLHWLNAHREGEVEDAAIAFGISFAEACAWLADLDATGEWKTTFRQIAIELEPSPDALPPTVWRDRYVRLMYERMQHEQERFNIIMRFLTDGSCLSANLDYYFGFPSSPCGHCSACRNDQMKIPETRPATAMTDEEHLALAELVARNYPSLARAEQLTRFLIGQPGPAAMRARLWSHPLYGALTHLPWDDVWTEAYAILGR; from the coding sequence ATGCATCTCATGCCACATCCTCTGCAAACTCCGGAATCCTTTCTTCCCCTGTTTGGAAAACAGGATTTTCGCCCCCTGCAAAGGAACATAATCCAAACAATCCTGGACGGACGCTCTTGTCTGGGGGTCCTGCCCACGGGATCGGGGAAAAGTTTATGCTACCAGCTTCCTGCAGTCATGCTGAACGCATTGACGGTAGTCGTCTCTCCCCTGATCGCCCTAATGCGCGACCAGGTAGACAGCCTCGTCCGCCTGGGAATTGCCGCAGCACGGTATGATTCCTCACTGACGGATGAAGAAAAAACCGAGGTCCTTCATGCAATTTCCTCCGTAACCTTGAGCATGGTATTCGTCGCTCCGGAATCCCTGGAAAGACAGGAACTCCAACGAGCCATGGAAGGGGTCCCCCTTGGATTGTTTGTCGTAGACGAAGCTCACTGCCTGTCAGAATGGGGGCACAGTTTCCGCCCGGATTACCTGGGACTGCCCTCTTATGCCAAAACGCGCCCTTTTCATGCAGTTCTGGCTCTAACAGCCACGGCTACCGTCCGCGTCAGGGAAGACCTGATCCGCCTGTTCGACATCCGGGCAAACGACGCCTTCTGCCTTCCGCCAAGCAAGGAAAATATCCGCCGTAGCGTACGCTTCGTCGATGAAGAGGTTCGCAATGATGCTTTGCTTGAATTTCTGCAGTCTCCCGGCAATACCCCCGGCATCATCTATGTCCGTACCCGAAAAGACACGGACAACCTGGCCGCATGGCTTCAGAATCGCCAAATCAAAGCACGTTCCTACCACGCCGGCATGCCGACGGAAGCCCGAGCCTGCATCCAGGACTCTTTCCTCGCGGGGAAAACCGATGTCCTTGTCGCTACCATCGCCTTCGGCATGGGAGTAGACAAACAGGATGTGCGCTCCGTCGTCCACTTCCATCCTCCCACATCACCGGAAGCCTACGTTCAGGAATCAGGCAGGGCAGGACGCGACGGGCAGCCCGCCCAGAGCCTTATCTTCATCTCTCCGGGAGACACGATCGCCGCCGGGAACCGGATCCGCGCATCTCTGCCGGATGAGCGGTCTTTGGAAGTCGCCCTGTCCCGCCTGCTCATCCGGGGAAGACACGTCGTTTCCTACTATGCAGCAACAACGGAATCGGATCTTCCGGAAACAGTGTTCAACAGGCTTCTCTTCGACCTGAAGAGGGAAGGCGCGCTGAAAGAAACCGGCTCCGGCTACCAGTACTACAAAGTCAAACCCCTTTTCCCGCTGGAAACTATCCTCTCCGGACGGAACCACGAAGAAACGGAACGTCTGCATTGGCTGAACGCTCACCGCGAAGGTGAAGTCGAGGATGCGGCTATTGCCTTCGGAATCTCTTTTGCCGAGGCCTGTGCCTGGCTTGCAGATCTGGACGCCACCGGAGAATGGAAGACGACTTTCCGCCAAATCGCCATAGAGCTGGAACCCTCGCCCGACGCACTGCCTCCGACCGTCTGGCGTGACCGCTACGTCCGTTTGATGTACGAACGCATGCAACACGAACAGGAACGCTTTAACATCATCATGCGCTTCCTGACTGACGGATCCTGTCTCAGTGCCAATCTCGACTATTACTTCGGATTCCCCAGTTCCCCGTGCGGTCACTGTTCCGCCTGTCGGAATGACCAGATGAAAATCCCAGAAACACGCCCTGCTACCGCCATGACGGACGAAGAACACCTGGCCCTGGCAGAACTCGTTGCCCGCAACTACCCTTCGCTGGCCCGGGCGGAACAACTCACACGCTTCCTCATCGGCCAGCCCGGCCCGGCCGCTATGCGGGCCAGGCTTTGGAGCCACCCTCTCTACGGAGCGCTGACACACCTTCCATGGGATGACGTATGGACGGAAGCCTACGCCATTCTGGGGCGTTAA
- a CDS encoding acyltransferase yields the protein MNTVPVQQDRIVFLDYLRAAACCMVILIHSFEFYYIGEGGKVNFSGPEATGWVTWFASALRIAVPLFVMVSSYLLVPLRESPGQFYRRRFTRVVIPFAIWSLLYALLPLSWGEISTDQATGNLQRLLYNFTDASGHLWFVYMLLGLYLFMPVISPWLRECSRKFELAFLAVWFLTTFYHYGRELVPGFYGECDWNEFGTLWYFSGFIGYVVLGHYIRTYIHWSPRRNVVTGLLLFLAGYAITAGVFHHRTETAVLVPELELSWRFCTFNVALMCTGIFLLFKALPSSQGRVYAFFRKVSEASYGMYLMHIFFLNMMFKLLNASLPFPISTFAIGISTIVITYLIARLLSIPRFGKYLIG from the coding sequence ATGAACACGGTACCGGTACAACAAGACAGAATCGTCTTCCTCGATTATCTCCGCGCAGCAGCCTGCTGCATGGTCATCCTGATCCATTCTTTTGAATTTTATTACATCGGAGAAGGTGGAAAAGTCAACTTTTCGGGACCGGAAGCAACAGGATGGGTCACGTGGTTTGCAAGTGCCCTTCGCATTGCCGTTCCTTTATTCGTCATGGTATCCAGTTATTTGCTTGTCCCTCTGAGGGAAAGTCCCGGACAATTTTATCGCCGCCGTTTTACGCGTGTCGTCATCCCCTTCGCTATCTGGTCCCTGCTATACGCACTCCTGCCGCTGTCCTGGGGAGAAATTTCCACTGACCAGGCTACAGGCAATCTCCAACGCCTGCTCTACAATTTTACCGATGCTAGCGGTCATTTGTGGTTTGTGTACATGTTGCTCGGGCTTTACCTGTTCATGCCTGTTATTTCACCCTGGCTCCGGGAATGTTCCCGAAAATTCGAACTTGCCTTTCTAGCAGTCTGGTTCCTGACAACCTTCTACCATTACGGAAGAGAACTTGTTCCGGGATTCTATGGCGAATGCGACTGGAATGAATTCGGAACCCTCTGGTATTTCTCCGGTTTTATCGGTTACGTTGTTCTCGGCCACTATATCAGAACCTACATCCACTGGAGTCCCCGGCGGAACGTCGTCACCGGACTACTCCTGTTTCTGGCAGGCTATGCCATTACAGCCGGAGTTTTCCATCATCGCACGGAAACAGCCGTTCTGGTACCGGAACTGGAATTGAGCTGGCGTTTCTGCACCTTCAACGTTGCCTTGATGTGTACGGGCATTTTCCTGCTCTTTAAGGCCCTTCCTTCCTCCCAGGGTCGCGTCTATGCATTTTTCAGGAAGGTTTCCGAAGCCAGTTACGGGATGTATTTAATGCACATCTTCTTTCTGAACATGATGTTCAAACTTCTGAACGCTTCACTTCCCTTCCCCATCAGTACTTTTGCCATCGGAATCAGCACCATTGTCATCACCTACCTGATTGCCAGACTGCTTTCTATTCCCAGATTCGGCAAATATCTGATCGGGTAA
- a CDS encoding AEC family transporter: MNSTDPVAVAFLAIIPVYLIIGLGWLARRMHWLLPNHEKPISKLAIDICYPCLVLSSMLGNEMLRSPAFSLEAAGAGFAGCMLGIASAWLVGKLFGYHIGTGLRTFTLAAGIQNYSFFVIPIIAVMFTTPGNPMMGILMTHNTGCEIAIWTVGLIILSGGFKNISPKVFLRGPLIGVTLGLFLVWTGIDRYVTPAPIKQTLQMLGNCAIPLCVFLFGATMYDSWKSVEWKPKTIISGIVGRLIVAPVLILLLAWLLPFSTEIKQIMVIQSAIPSAMIPVIIARQFGGLPGLAMQVCLVTTFVSFLTLPVWLAVGFKFVL; this comes from the coding sequence ATGAACTCTACCGATCCCGTTGCCGTCGCCTTCCTGGCTATTATTCCGGTCTATCTCATCATCGGGCTCGGCTGGCTGGCCAGAAGAATGCATTGGCTGCTCCCGAACCACGAGAAGCCTATCAGCAAACTGGCTATTGATATTTGCTACCCCTGTCTTGTACTCTCCAGCATGCTCGGCAACGAGATGTTGCGCAGCCCGGCCTTCTCGCTGGAAGCGGCCGGAGCGGGCTTTGCCGGGTGCATGTTGGGAATCGCCTCAGCATGGCTCGTCGGCAAATTGTTCGGGTACCATATCGGTACTGGACTCCGTACTTTCACTCTGGCGGCAGGTATTCAGAACTACAGCTTCTTCGTCATCCCCATCATTGCGGTCATGTTCACCACACCGGGCAATCCGATGATGGGTATCCTAATGACCCATAACACCGGTTGTGAAATCGCTATCTGGACGGTAGGACTCATTATCCTCTCCGGCGGATTCAAAAATATTTCTCCGAAAGTCTTCCTGCGCGGGCCTCTGATCGGGGTAACGCTCGGTCTCTTCCTGGTTTGGACAGGCATTGACCGCTACGTAACGCCAGCCCCCATCAAACAGACGCTGCAGATGCTGGGCAACTGCGCCATTCCATTGTGCGTTTTTCTTTTCGGTGCCACCATGTACGATTCCTGGAAAAGCGTCGAATGGAAACCCAAAACAATTATCAGCGGCATCGTAGGGCGCCTGATAGTCGCCCCGGTATTGATCCTCCTCCTGGCATGGCTGCTTCCCTTCAGTACAGAGATCAAGCAGATCATGGTCATCCAATCGGCAATTCCCTCCGCCATGATTCCGGTCATCATCGCACGACAATTCGGAGGACTCCCGGGACTGGCCATGCAGGTGTGCCTGGTAACGACCTTCGTTTCCTTCCTCACCCTGCCTGTCTGGCTGGCCGTTGGCTTCAAATTTGTCCTGTAA
- a CDS encoding HAD hydrolase-like protein, translating into MIKMIAFDLDGTIGDTIPMCLQAFEEAVSPHAGHRLSETEIVQTFGLNETGMIRQIVHDRWKEALRDFLTAYRRLHDQCPCPFDGILELLDTLHARGIRLALVTGKGKESCRITLEQFKMSGLFCTIKTGSDKYSSKAPAIVDLMRQFRLRPDNFLYIGDTVSDISACREAGVDCLSAAWGTTADIPALEAANPSRVFRSVRELCNYLTKNINLPSIPRHPQFNNPPGKSISCRKNPSNYRIKSDEIRPRS; encoded by the coding sequence ATGATCAAAATGATCGCCTTTGACCTGGACGGTACTATCGGGGATACAATTCCAATGTGCCTCCAGGCATTTGAAGAAGCCGTTTCCCCGCATGCCGGACATAGGTTGAGCGAAACGGAAATCGTCCAGACTTTCGGACTGAATGAAACCGGTATGATCCGCCAAATCGTCCATGACCGATGGAAAGAGGCCCTCCGGGACTTTCTCACTGCCTATCGCCGCCTGCATGATCAATGCCCATGTCCGTTCGACGGTATCCTCGAACTGCTTGATACCCTGCATGCCAGGGGAATTCGTCTTGCCCTCGTCACGGGCAAGGGAAAGGAAAGCTGTCGCATCACTCTGGAACAATTCAAAATGTCCGGTCTGTTTTGTACCATCAAAACCGGTTCGGACAAGTATTCCAGTAAAGCACCGGCCATCGTCGACCTCATGCGCCAATTCCGCCTCCGTCCGGACAACTTCCTTTACATTGGAGACACCGTATCGGATATTTCCGCCTGTCGAGAAGCCGGAGTCGATTGTCTATCTGCCGCCTGGGGAACAACGGCAGACATCCCTGCACTGGAAGCGGCCAATCCTTCCCGTGTGTTCCGCTCTGTCCGGGAACTGTGCAATTATCTGACCAAAAATATCAACCTCCCTTCAATTCCCCGGCATCCCCAGTTCAACAACCCGCCCGGCAAATCAATTTCATGCCGGAAAAATCCCTCGAATTACCGGATCAAATCGGATGAGATAAGGCCACGGAGCTGA
- a CDS encoding sugar O-acetyltransferase, whose product MTELEKCLAGELYDCHNPIFLDYKNRTRELLASYNSLPYGRKQEKTHLLRQLFGSMGTNVSVATPFLCDYGRNMHLGNNVSINMNCTFVDCNEIRIGNNVLIASNVQIYTATHPIDLEERLVHDWNPESGAYFCHTRALPVRIGNGCWLGGGVIVLPGVTIGEGTVIGAGSVVTRNIPSHCVAAGNPCRVIRNINGTQQQ is encoded by the coding sequence ATGACTGAACTCGAAAAATGCCTGGCAGGTGAACTTTACGACTGCCACAATCCGATCTTTCTGGACTACAAAAACAGAACCCGGGAACTGCTCGCATCCTACAATTCCCTGCCCTACGGGCGGAAACAGGAAAAAACACACCTTCTCCGGCAACTCTTCGGCAGCATGGGGACGAACGTATCAGTTGCAACACCGTTCCTCTGCGATTACGGCCGCAATATGCACCTCGGCAATAATGTGTCGATCAACATGAATTGCACGTTTGTAGACTGCAATGAAATCCGGATCGGCAACAATGTTTTGATCGCTTCCAACGTGCAAATCTACACGGCGACCCACCCAATCGATCTGGAGGAACGACTCGTTCACGACTGGAATCCGGAAAGTGGCGCCTACTTCTGCCATACCCGCGCCCTGCCGGTTCGCATCGGCAATGGATGCTGGCTGGGAGGCGGGGTTATCGTTCTCCCCGGCGTCACCATTGGAGAAGGTACCGTCATCGGGGCAGGCAGCGTCGTCACGAGGAACATCCCTTCCCATTGTGTCGCCGCCGGCAATCCCTGTCGCGTCATCAGGAACATCAATGGAACACAACAACAATGA
- a CDS encoding MurR/RpiR family transcriptional regulator, translating to MNDQSSQHDGSSLFPYETVHAFNETDIRIYKYVIAHMGQVRYMTIRELAAKLHMSTSSILRFCIKVGCEGYSDFKKHLERERKLIQKIPARKDLRELLLYFQRTATSAFEQKISQAVEMVRTAQKVIFVGQGSSGTLAKYGARYFSNLGKFSIGLEDTHYPITESEDAHTVVIALSESGETREVIDIVQQFRLRQCSILSITNSPNTTLAHLSDENIDYNVKQQRINGGYNATTQVPALFIIEAIARRLVEETPPRFPKI from the coding sequence ATGAATGATCAATCTTCCCAGCACGATGGCAGCAGCCTGTTCCCTTATGAAACCGTCCATGCATTCAATGAGACGGATATCAGGATTTACAAGTATGTCATTGCCCACATGGGCCAGGTCCGCTACATGACTATCCGCGAGCTGGCAGCCAAGCTCCATATGTCCACATCGTCGATCTTGAGGTTTTGCATCAAGGTGGGATGCGAAGGGTATTCCGATTTCAAGAAACATCTGGAAAGGGAAAGGAAACTGATTCAAAAAATACCGGCCCGCAAGGATCTGCGGGAATTGCTGCTGTATTTTCAAAGGACGGCCACCAGTGCCTTCGAACAAAAAATCAGCCAGGCGGTGGAAATGGTACGTACCGCGCAAAAAGTCATCTTCGTCGGACAGGGCTCATCCGGCACTTTAGCCAAATACGGAGCCCGGTATTTTTCCAACCTGGGAAAATTTTCTATCGGTCTGGAAGACACGCATTATCCCATCACGGAATCCGAGGACGCACATACAGTCGTCATCGCCCTTTCCGAAAGCGGGGAAACGAGAGAAGTGATCGATATCGTCCAGCAGTTCCGTCTCCGGCAATGCAGCATCCTGAGCATTACCAATTCTCCGAATACTACGCTGGCCCATCTGTCGGACGAGAATATCGACTACAACGTTAAACAGCAAAGGATCAACGGAGGATACAACGCGACGACTCAAGTCCCCGCTCTGTTTATCATAGAGGCAATTGCACGGAGACTTGTTGAAGAAACTCCTCCCCGCTTCCCCAAAATTTGA
- a CDS encoding adenylate kinase gives MIILITGSTHTGKTTLAQHLLERYKYPYLSIDHLKMGLIRSGHCPLTPENDDNVLTEFLWPIVREIIRTNIENGQNLIVEGCYIPFSWHKDFTSEYMTSIRFICLVMSDTYILNHFEDIQAFANITEKRLPGNTPSQDELIAENRANLMACNEYGLPYVLIDEEYEIGYESIIGLLP, from the coding sequence ATGATTATTCTAATTACCGGAAGTACCCACACAGGCAAAACGACTTTGGCACAGCACTTGCTGGAACGGTACAAGTATCCCTATCTCTCCATCGACCATCTTAAGATGGGACTCATTCGGAGCGGGCATTGCCCGTTGACGCCAGAAAATGATGATAATGTATTAACGGAATTCCTGTGGCCAATTGTCCGTGAAATCATCAGGACAAATATCGAAAACGGGCAGAATCTGATTGTTGAAGGCTGTTACATCCCCTTTAGCTGGCACAAGGATTTTACCTCTGAATATATGACATCTATCCGCTTCATCTGCCTCGTAATGAGCGATACGTACATCCTCAATCATTTCGAAGACATCCAAGCCTTTGCCAACATCACGGAAAAACGCCTTCCCGGTAATACTCCATCCCAGGATGAACTCATTGCTGAAAACAGGGCTAATCTCATGGCTTGCAACGAATACGGTCTTCCTTACGTCCTGATTGACGAGGAATATGAAATCGGATATGAGTCGATAATTGGATTGCTACCATGA
- a CDS encoding cytidine deaminase, with translation MDIWDKLYQAAEKVHHSRVISPFIDAGAVTAALLTKSGNIYGGVCIDTSSSLGMCAKRNAIAHMITNGESRINKIIVVAPDGKTASPCGACREYMMQLDEHSGEIQIMLDYESGKTVLLKELLPNWSEYDRFLQ, from the coding sequence ATGGATATCTGGGATAAATTATATCAGGCTGCTGAAAAAGTACACCATAGCAGAGTCATTTCGCCCTTCATCGATGCAGGGGCAGTCACTGCCGCCCTATTAACAAAGTCGGGGAATATTTATGGAGGCGTCTGCATCGACACATCATCGTCATTGGGTATGTGTGCGAAAAGAAATGCCATCGCCCATATGATTACAAACGGAGAAAGCCGAATCAACAAGATCATTGTCGTAGCACCTGATGGGAAAACTGCCTCGCCATGCGGAGCCTGCCGCGAATACATGATGCAATTGGATGAACACAGCGGAGAGATTCAGATCATGTTGGACTATGAATCCGGAAAAACCGTCTTATTAAAAGAACTTCTCCCCAACTGGTCGGAGTACGACAGGTTCCTGCAATGA
- a CDS encoding MBL fold metallo-hydrolase, producing MNLTMLGTGNALVTECYNTCFVLEENGKYFMVDGGGGNAILQQLKCAGLNWMDIKEIFVTHKHIDHLMGIIWMVRLICQFMKSGKYEGEAHIYAHDEVIALIRDMAGKLLSEKEASFLDHRFHLVTVSDGEERKINGRKVIFFDINSSKAKQFGFCMELDDGKKLTCCGDEPYNSGAEKYARHSKWLLHEAFCLFSQADIFKPYEKHHSTVKDACELAENLDVENLLLYHTEDQNIHNRKELYMNEGEKYYSGNLFIPDDLETLKL from the coding sequence ATGAATTTAACAATGCTGGGAACCGGCAATGCCCTTGTAACAGAATGTTATAACACCTGTTTTGTCCTGGAGGAAAACGGCAAATACTTCATGGTTGATGGAGGCGGTGGAAATGCCATCCTTCAGCAACTCAAGTGCGCAGGATTAAACTGGATGGATATCAAAGAAATTTTCGTGACGCATAAACATATCGACCATCTTATGGGAATCATCTGGATGGTCCGCCTGATCTGCCAATTCATGAAAAGCGGCAAATACGAAGGTGAAGCCCATATTTATGCCCACGATGAAGTGATTGCGTTAATTCGAGACATGGCCGGGAAACTTCTCTCGGAAAAAGAAGCAAGCTTCCTTGATCATCGGTTTCATCTAGTTACCGTATCTGATGGCGAAGAACGCAAAATCAACGGCAGGAAGGTGATATTCTTTGATATCAACTCTTCCAAAGCAAAACAATTCGGTTTTTGCATGGAACTTGACGATGGGAAAAAGCTCACTTGCTGTGGCGATGAACCCTACAATTCAGGAGCAGAAAAGTATGCCAGGCATAGCAAATGGCTTTTGCATGAAGCATTTTGTTTATTTTCCCAGGCAGATATCTTTAAGCCCTACGAGAAACACCACTCTACGGTTAAAGATGCCTGTGAGCTGGCTGAAAATCTGGATGTTGAAAATTTACTTCTGTACCACACGGAGGATCAAAACATTCATAACCGCAAAGAACTTTACATGAATGAAGGGGAAAAGTATTACTCCGGTAATCTTTTTATTCCCGATGATCTGGAAACCTTGAAATTGTAA